A window of the Rhodococcus sp. 4CII genome harbors these coding sequences:
- a CDS encoding Hsp20/alpha crystallin family protein: MLMRTDPFRDLDRLTQQIFGTAARPAVMPMDAWREEDRFVVEFDLPGVDADSLDLDVEKNTLTVHAERAALNENREMVAAERPRGVFSRQLFLGENLDVDKIEANYDAGVLRVTIPIAEKAKPRKIEISGNGHSEQKAVNA, translated from the coding sequence ATGTTGATGCGCACGGATCCGTTCCGTGATCTGGACCGACTGACCCAGCAGATCTTCGGTACCGCCGCCCGTCCGGCAGTGATGCCGATGGACGCCTGGCGGGAAGAGGACCGATTCGTGGTGGAGTTCGATCTGCCCGGAGTCGACGCCGACTCGCTGGATCTGGACGTCGAGAAGAACACCCTGACGGTGCACGCCGAACGGGCCGCACTGAACGAGAACCGGGAGATGGTCGCCGCCGAACGCCCGCGCGGGGTGTTCAGCCGGCAGCTGTTCCTCGGGGAGAATCTCGATGTCGACAAGATCGAGGCGAACTACGACGCCGGTGTGCTGCGGGTGACGATCCCGATCGCGGAGAAGGCCAAGCCCCGCAAGATCGAAATCAGCGGCAATGGTCATTCCGAACAGAAGGCCGTCAACGCCTGA